A window from Cryobacterium sp. SO1 encodes these proteins:
- a CDS encoding dihydrofolate reductase family protein, with product MRPLRYSINVTLDGCCHHEAGLPPDEESMRYWTAQLEQADALLFGRVTYEMMASAWQKPATGTWPDWLDDWQKPFAETIDRAKKHVVSSTLSGVDWNAELVRCDVGQAVQRLKQEPGEGLWVGGVTLPLALADLGLIDEYEFVVQPVLARHGPTLLAGLREHIQLEIVNRHEFRSGAVALRYRPVRSALSSVTLV from the coding sequence ATGAGACCACTCCGATACTCAATCAACGTCACGCTCGACGGCTGCTGCCATCACGAGGCAGGACTCCCCCCGGACGAGGAGTCGATGCGCTACTGGACCGCTCAGCTGGAGCAAGCCGACGCCCTGCTCTTCGGCCGGGTGACCTACGAGATGATGGCGTCGGCGTGGCAGAAGCCAGCCACCGGCACGTGGCCGGACTGGCTGGATGACTGGCAGAAACCATTTGCGGAGACGATCGACCGGGCGAAAAAGCACGTTGTGTCGAGCACACTGAGCGGGGTCGATTGGAACGCCGAGCTGGTGCGATGCGACGTGGGGCAAGCGGTTCAGCGGCTGAAGCAGGAGCCCGGCGAGGGCCTGTGGGTGGGTGGCGTGACGCTCCCCCTGGCCTTGGCAGATCTGGGTCTGATCGACGAGTACGAGTTCGTTGTGCAGCCGGTCCTAGCCCGACACGGGCCGACGTTGCTCGCCGGTCTGCGCGAGCACATCCAGCTCGAAATCGTGAACCGCCACGAGTTCCGGTCGGGGGCAGTCGCCCTGCGTTACCGGCCCGTACGGTCCGCCCTCTCATCCGTGACATTGGTTTAG
- a CDS encoding type II toxin-antitoxin system prevent-host-death family antitoxin encodes MTRIPATRARQQWSQTIDEAKRAPVTITEHGRETVVLMDAALGRRALEALEEAEGAREAAEVLARFTSGEERTYTLAEVADELGIMLE; translated from the coding sequence ATGACCCGAATCCCAGCCACTCGCGCGCGGCAGCAGTGGTCCCAGACGATCGACGAAGCCAAGAGGGCCCCGGTGACGATCACCGAGCACGGCCGCGAAACGGTCGTGCTCATGGACGCCGCACTCGGTCGGCGGGCGCTCGAAGCCCTCGAAGAGGCAGAGGGCGCCCGTGAGGCGGCCGAGGTCCTCGCCCGGTTCACGTCCGGCGAGGAGCGAACGTACACGCTGGCGGAGGTCGCGGACGAGCTAGGCATCATGCTTGAGTGA
- a CDS encoding type II toxin-antitoxin system RelE/ParE family toxin has translation MSDSWEVVWSETAVKALRKLDKPNRERIAKVAQLLRINPHPPTAKHLIGTEGIFRIRTGDWRLLYTVCERELIVLIVLIVKVGHRSDVYRGV, from the coding sequence TTGAGTGATTCCTGGGAGGTCGTGTGGTCGGAGACTGCCGTGAAGGCGCTTCGAAAGCTCGACAAACCGAACCGCGAGCGGATCGCGAAGGTCGCCCAGCTGCTCAGGATCAACCCGCATCCGCCTACTGCGAAGCACCTCATCGGCACAGAGGGTATCTTCCGAATCCGCACCGGAGACTGGCGGTTGCTCTATACCGTTTGTGAGCGCGAACTTATCGTGCTGATTGTGCTGATCGTGAAGGTCGGCCACCGGAGCGACGTCTACCGCGGCGTCTAG
- a CDS encoding DEAD/DEAH box helicase, whose translation MEAPHLDADIDALKQRIASLEADLAESRRVLHDLVTSRASLRGSGQAHTTQAIGDTSPGLTVQASVRHDSSAADKIALFRSLFVGRNDVYATRWTSSKTGKSGWSPAVRGGYYTDAISTADLLPLSDEVIERHLVGSRTRADGLHAGLYPMLEDDTCRLLVCDFDDGTWKADAAAYAQACSGHGVSSATEISRSGEGAHVWIFFAQAISAHNARNLGLALLREAMAIRSGMSLTSYDRLFPSQDLLPHRSPGRMRLGNLIALPLQGSCRRRGTTVFLDPVTWIPFEDQFAFLSSVVPLEPGVMAAAISTLQPLRNGPVDGRPGPNKASRRGGPAPGTEPTATVSMPTTVVVTVSSVVSIPTLGLPSGLVSDLKHAASLTNPEFYRRQAQRFSTFGTPRFVYCFEHDESTLRLPRGLLDSVTQLMAAAGITIDVVWDIPTAEAIDVTFTGELTAAQQEAVVVLNRYDTGVLVAPPGSGKTVIACALIAERGLPTAVIVNRAELVEQWRERLGQFLDVDPRQIGQLGNGRRKRTHVIDIVMLQSIAHRAADPTLLNRYGLIIVDECHSLGAAATEAAVRQIAVRHWVGLTATPYRADQMDDIITMQCGPIRHTIDDSAVFEQELVVHKTTFRSSAADAPSTEIQAVYTELSDDVERNQRIAADVLAAYRAGRNCLVLSTRVEHVARLAELLKTETAAVFVLHGKLAAKERRRIRTDMSDRDPSDPFILVAIDKIAGEGFDLPSLDTLFLAVPMAFKGRIVQQIGRISRASRPATTNPGPATSQVHDYWDAEVPVFDRMFRKRQRVMAKLGFTATGESHAGLPASASRRVP comes from the coding sequence GTGGAAGCACCCCATCTGGACGCCGATATTGATGCCCTGAAGCAGCGCATAGCGTCTCTTGAAGCAGACCTGGCCGAGTCCCGTCGCGTTCTACACGATCTGGTCACCAGCCGGGCATCACTCCGCGGGTCAGGGCAGGCGCACACAACCCAGGCGATTGGTGATACGAGTCCGGGGCTTACGGTTCAGGCGAGTGTCCGGCACGATTCATCCGCCGCCGACAAGATCGCGCTCTTCCGATCTCTCTTCGTGGGAAGAAATGATGTCTACGCGACCCGATGGACAAGCAGCAAGACCGGGAAAAGCGGATGGAGCCCCGCGGTGCGCGGCGGCTATTACACCGATGCCATCAGCACCGCCGATCTCCTCCCTCTGTCCGATGAGGTCATCGAACGACATCTGGTGGGCAGCCGCACTCGCGCGGATGGCCTCCACGCCGGCCTCTACCCGATGCTGGAGGACGACACCTGCCGATTATTGGTGTGCGACTTCGACGACGGAACATGGAAGGCCGATGCCGCCGCGTACGCACAGGCGTGTTCTGGCCATGGCGTGAGCTCGGCCACCGAGATCTCCCGTTCGGGTGAGGGCGCCCACGTCTGGATCTTCTTCGCCCAGGCCATATCAGCCCACAACGCTCGGAATCTGGGACTGGCACTGCTCCGAGAGGCTATGGCGATCCGTAGCGGCATGAGCCTAACGAGCTACGACCGCCTATTCCCCTCTCAAGACCTGTTACCTCACCGTTCTCCCGGGAGAATGCGGCTTGGAAACCTGATTGCGTTACCCCTGCAGGGTTCATGCCGGCGCCGCGGAACAACGGTCTTCCTCGATCCAGTCACCTGGATACCGTTCGAGGACCAATTCGCTTTCCTCTCCAGTGTTGTGCCGCTCGAGCCCGGGGTAATGGCCGCGGCAATCAGCACGCTCCAGCCCCTGCGCAACGGTCCGGTCGACGGCAGACCGGGTCCGAACAAGGCCTCGAGGAGAGGCGGGCCCGCTCCGGGCACTGAGCCGACAGCTACTGTCTCGATGCCCACCACCGTCGTGGTCACCGTCAGCTCAGTCGTCTCGATTCCGACTCTCGGCTTACCATCAGGACTCGTCTCGGATCTCAAACACGCGGCGTCGCTGACGAACCCCGAGTTCTATCGCAGACAAGCGCAGCGATTCAGCACCTTCGGCACACCACGGTTCGTGTATTGCTTTGAACACGACGAATCGACACTTCGCCTCCCCCGTGGTCTTCTGGATTCCGTCACACAGCTGATGGCGGCAGCCGGGATCACGATCGACGTCGTTTGGGACATCCCGACCGCTGAAGCCATCGACGTTACTTTTACAGGCGAGTTGACGGCCGCCCAACAAGAAGCCGTGGTTGTTCTGAACCGGTACGACACTGGTGTGCTGGTTGCACCACCGGGCTCGGGAAAGACGGTCATCGCCTGCGCTCTCATCGCTGAACGCGGGCTGCCAACAGCGGTCATCGTCAATCGTGCGGAACTCGTCGAACAGTGGCGCGAGCGGCTGGGTCAGTTCCTTGACGTCGATCCTCGCCAAATCGGGCAGCTGGGCAACGGCCGGCGCAAGCGCACCCACGTGATCGATATCGTGATGCTGCAGAGCATCGCCCACCGCGCGGCGGATCCGACACTCCTGAATCGCTACGGGTTGATCATCGTCGATGAATGCCATTCCCTGGGCGCGGCGGCGACTGAGGCCGCCGTGCGCCAGATCGCGGTGAGGCACTGGGTCGGCCTGACCGCGACGCCGTACCGTGCCGACCAAATGGACGACATCATCACCATGCAGTGCGGGCCCATTCGTCACACGATCGACGACAGCGCGGTCTTCGAACAAGAATTGGTCGTGCATAAGACGACGTTCAGGTCGAGCGCAGCAGACGCGCCCAGCACCGAAATTCAGGCCGTCTACACCGAGCTCTCAGACGATGTCGAGCGCAACCAACGCATTGCGGCAGACGTGCTCGCGGCATATCGAGCGGGACGGAACTGCCTCGTTCTCTCGACCCGAGTTGAACATGTCGCTCGGCTGGCGGAGCTCTTGAAAACGGAGACCGCCGCGGTCTTCGTCCTGCACGGAAAGCTGGCCGCCAAGGAACGGCGCCGGATCCGCACCGACATGTCCGACCGGGACCCCTCCGATCCGTTCATTCTCGTGGCGATCGACAAGATCGCTGGCGAAGGCTTTGACCTGCCCAGCCTGGACACTCTCTTCCTCGCCGTTCCGATGGCATTCAAAGGCCGAATCGTGCAACAAATCGGCCGCATCTCCCGCGCCTCCCGCCCCGCGACAACAAACCCCGGCCCGGCCACGTCACAGGTGCACGACTACTGGGACGCCGAGGTCCCGGTGTTTGATCGGATGTTCCGCAAACGGCAGCGCGTCATGGCCAAGCTCGGCTTCACAGCGACGGGTGAGTCACACGCTGGGCTACCGGCATCGGCCTCGCGACGAGTGCCCTGA
- a CDS encoding Ltp family lipoprotein, producing the protein MTDSSQTQRPTGVPIGQKEQSVPFTVPQPPPKPGALYAPVIPSEKSFLATWLFAWLLGFFAVDRFYLGKVGTGLLKLFTFAGFGVWYLVDLVLVLAGAQRDKQGRRLAGYDQHKKVAWIVTAAWIVLGVIISGVSGAAGSGGTTTAAVDSVVERADDAPVSEATEEATEEATVEPAAEPAKVTVPDVTGMTASAAVATLRAAGFDVADAEDPDATVTATTPATGGTADDGSTVTLTVEVKPKLTLPQQNAVGKAESYLDYQAFSRSGLISQLEFEGYSTEDATFGVDYIAADWNAQAGAKAKSYLEYQSFSRDGLYDQLIFEGFSDGEATAGLVAVGY; encoded by the coding sequence ATGACCGACAGCTCTCAGACTCAGCGCCCGACCGGCGTACCGATCGGCCAGAAGGAACAATCCGTGCCATTCACGGTCCCGCAGCCCCCGCCCAAGCCGGGCGCATTATACGCACCGGTAATCCCCTCTGAGAAGTCATTCCTCGCCACCTGGCTCTTCGCCTGGCTCCTGGGATTCTTCGCGGTGGACCGTTTCTACCTGGGCAAGGTCGGCACCGGCCTGCTCAAGCTCTTCACCTTCGCCGGCTTCGGCGTGTGGTACCTGGTCGATCTGGTCCTCGTGCTCGCCGGCGCACAACGCGACAAACAAGGTCGCCGGCTCGCGGGCTACGACCAGCACAAAAAGGTGGCCTGGATCGTCACCGCGGCCTGGATCGTGCTTGGCGTGATCATCTCGGGTGTGTCCGGTGCCGCCGGCTCTGGGGGCACCACAACGGCTGCCGTTGACAGCGTGGTTGAGCGTGCGGATGACGCGCCGGTCTCCGAAGCCACCGAGGAGGCCACCGAGGAGGCCACCGTCGAGCCCGCTGCCGAGCCGGCGAAGGTGACCGTCCCCGACGTGACCGGGATGACTGCCTCTGCCGCGGTCGCGACCCTCCGGGCCGCCGGGTTCGATGTAGCCGACGCAGAGGACCCAGACGCCACCGTCACCGCCACCACCCCGGCGACGGGCGGGACCGCCGATGACGGCAGCACTGTCACCCTGACCGTCGAGGTGAAGCCGAAGCTCACCCTCCCCCAGCAGAACGCGGTGGGGAAGGCGGAATCCTACCTCGACTACCAGGCGTTCTCCCGCTCGGGCCTCATCTCGCAGTTGGAGTTCGAGGGTTACAGCACTGAGGATGCCACGTTCGGGGTCGATTACATCGCCGCAGACTGGAACGCACAGGCCGGGGCGAAAGCGAAGTCCTATCTCGAGTACCAGTCGTTCTCCCGTGATGGTCTGTACGACCAGTTGATCTTCGAGGGCTTCTCCGACGGGGAGGCGACCGCAGGGCTCGTGGCCGTCGGCTACTGA
- a CDS encoding class I SAM-dependent DNA methyltransferase, protein MPPKTKVAALPSTMKELKDTLWKAADKLRGSMDASQYKDVILGLVFLKYVSDAFDERREQIRTELESDGLNEDQISQLIDDVDEYTGRGVFWVAARARWSYLADNAKGLAAVAGEAPKSIGLLIDEAMDLISADNAALAGSLPRIYNRDNVDQRRLGELLDLLNSARFTGHGATKARDILGEVYEYFLEKFAHAEGKRGGEFYTPAGVVRVLVEVLEPSHGRVYDPCCGSGGMFVQTEKFLESHQKEGSNISVYGQELNERTWRMAKMNLAIHGLNGNLASRWGDTFARDQHPDLQADFIMANPPFNIKDWARSESDPRWKYGVPPAGNANYAWIQHIISKLAPGGSAGVVMANGSMSSNSGGEGDIRAQLVEADLVSCMIALPTQLFRSTQIPVCTWFFANDKTAGDGGSIDRTGQVLFIDARKLGHMVDRAERALSDEDIAKIASTYHAWRGTSSVVGRVETTDAALDYTDESGFAYSASLTEIKVASYSLTPGRYVGAAEVEEDDEPLDEKIERLSKELVAQFEQSERLANVVRMQLGRVNV, encoded by the coding sequence GTGCCACCAAAGACCAAGGTCGCCGCGCTGCCGTCGACCATGAAAGAACTCAAGGACACGCTCTGGAAGGCAGCTGACAAGCTCCGCGGCTCGATGGACGCCTCCCAGTACAAGGACGTCATCCTCGGCCTGGTCTTCCTCAAGTACGTGTCGGATGCCTTCGATGAGCGCCGCGAACAGATCCGCACCGAGCTCGAATCCGATGGTCTCAACGAGGACCAGATCAGCCAGCTCATCGACGACGTCGACGAGTACACCGGCCGTGGAGTGTTCTGGGTCGCCGCGCGTGCCCGCTGGAGCTACCTCGCCGATAACGCGAAGGGCCTGGCGGCCGTTGCGGGGGAGGCGCCCAAGTCGATCGGTCTGCTCATCGACGAGGCAATGGACCTGATCTCCGCCGACAACGCCGCCCTCGCCGGTTCGTTGCCGCGCATCTACAACCGCGACAACGTGGACCAGCGCCGCCTCGGCGAGCTGCTCGACCTGCTCAACTCGGCCCGCTTCACCGGCCACGGGGCCACCAAGGCCCGGGACATCCTCGGCGAGGTGTACGAGTACTTCCTGGAGAAGTTTGCCCACGCCGAGGGCAAGCGCGGCGGGGAGTTCTACACGCCCGCCGGCGTCGTGCGGGTGCTTGTTGAAGTGCTCGAACCCTCCCACGGTCGCGTCTATGACCCGTGCTGCGGCTCGGGCGGCATGTTCGTGCAAACTGAGAAGTTCCTCGAGTCGCACCAGAAGGAGGGCTCGAACATCTCCGTCTATGGACAGGAACTGAACGAACGCACCTGGCGCATGGCCAAGATGAACCTCGCCATCCACGGGCTTAACGGAAACCTTGCCAGCCGTTGGGGCGACACCTTTGCACGCGACCAGCACCCCGACCTACAGGCCGACTTCATCATGGCCAACCCGCCCTTCAACATCAAGGACTGGGCCCGCAGCGAAAGCGACCCGCGCTGGAAGTACGGTGTGCCGCCAGCCGGCAACGCCAATTACGCCTGGATCCAACACATCATCTCCAAGCTCGCCCCTGGCGGCAGCGCCGGCGTCGTGATGGCCAACGGGTCTATGTCGTCTAACTCCGGCGGCGAGGGTGACATTCGTGCCCAGCTTGTCGAGGCGGACCTCGTTTCCTGCATGATCGCGCTGCCGACGCAGCTTTTCCGCAGTACCCAGATCCCGGTGTGTACCTGGTTCTTCGCCAACGACAAGACAGCAGGCGATGGCGGCAGCATCGACCGCACTGGTCAGGTTCTCTTCATCGATGCTCGCAAACTTGGCCACATGGTCGACCGTGCCGAGCGGGCACTGTCCGACGAGGACATCGCCAAAATCGCGAGCACGTACCATGCTTGGCGCGGTACATCTTCGGTAGTGGGGCGAGTCGAGACCACGGATGCCGCACTCGATTACACAGATGAGTCTGGATTCGCTTACTCGGCCTCCCTCACCGAGATCAAGGTGGCGAGCTACTCACTCACCCCTGGCCGCTATGTCGGTGCCGCCGAGGTCGAAGAGGACGACGAGCCGCTTGACGAGAAGATCGAGCGGCTAAGTAAAGAGCTAGTCGCCCAGTTCGAGCAGTCTGAGCGCCTCGCGAACGTCGTCCGCATGCAGTTGGGTCGAGTCAATGTTTGA
- a CDS encoding restriction endonuclease subunit S: protein MFDRISLKFGDLGELFDGPHATPQRTDVGPYFLNISSLVDGRLDLTQSDHVSPEEFAQWTRRVTPQEGDLLFSYETRLGDAALMPPGLIACLGRRMALLRPYRDVVDPAFLLYFYISPEFKGVIEKHTIHGATVNRIGLSSMGSWPISVPALEDQRAIAEVLGAIDKKISANRKAVDLLSQLARAKWLQAALSAESVPLGTVVEVGLSGVWGEDSCTETATVEVLALRGRDLEDLARRREVTPPRRWITPVQAQRRIQKHSLEIWTAGSGSHLGPTLLITPGVREAFDLPVVYSNFVKRLVPISGREDLLPSAWFAMLLEWERRGFENFKSGTAFPNLDVGAMLAGVSVPMLVGEQLLQVKTWADTLLRGELLDENRTLAATRDALLPQLMSGKLRVTDAEKVLEGVL from the coding sequence ATGTTTGATCGGATCAGTCTCAAATTTGGAGACCTCGGGGAGCTCTTTGATGGGCCGCATGCGACTCCCCAACGCACTGATGTGGGGCCGTATTTTCTTAACATATCCAGCCTTGTGGATGGCCGACTTGACCTCACGCAGTCTGATCACGTCTCCCCCGAGGAATTCGCGCAGTGGACTCGACGAGTCACTCCCCAGGAGGGAGATCTACTGTTTTCGTATGAAACGCGTCTGGGGGACGCGGCGCTCATGCCACCCGGTCTTATTGCGTGCCTGGGCCGAAGGATGGCTCTTCTTAGGCCTTATCGGGACGTAGTCGACCCTGCGTTCCTGCTGTACTTCTACATCAGCCCAGAGTTCAAAGGGGTGATTGAGAAGCACACGATTCATGGTGCAACCGTGAATCGGATTGGTCTCTCGTCCATGGGATCTTGGCCAATCTCAGTTCCAGCCCTGGAGGATCAGCGGGCGATTGCAGAGGTGTTGGGCGCTATCGACAAGAAAATATCCGCCAACAGGAAGGCTGTCGATTTGCTCTCTCAATTGGCAAGGGCCAAATGGTTGCAGGCTGCTCTCTCAGCCGAGTCGGTTCCGCTCGGGACTGTAGTGGAAGTGGGTCTCTCGGGAGTCTGGGGTGAGGATAGCTGCACGGAAACCGCGACTGTGGAAGTACTTGCGCTTCGTGGCCGTGACCTCGAAGACCTCGCCCGCAGGCGCGAAGTCACTCCACCGAGGCGTTGGATCACCCCCGTGCAAGCACAGCGGCGAATTCAAAAGCATTCTTTGGAGATTTGGACGGCAGGTTCGGGATCGCACCTCGGCCCCACGCTACTCATTACTCCTGGGGTTCGTGAAGCATTTGACCTACCTGTCGTTTACAGCAATTTCGTAAAGAGACTCGTGCCTATTTCGGGGCGAGAAGATCTCCTGCCATCGGCTTGGTTTGCCATGTTGCTGGAATGGGAGCGACGAGGATTCGAGAACTTCAAGTCCGGGACTGCATTTCCCAACCTTGATGTCGGTGCGATGTTGGCTGGTGTCTCCGTGCCGATGCTGGTGGGCGAACAGCTCTTGCAGGTCAAGACGTGGGCGGACACTTTGCTCCGTGGAGAACTTCTTGATGAAAATCGCACCCTTGCCGCAACCCGTGACGCGCTCCTTCCGCAGCTCATGTCTGGAAAGCTTCGGGTGACGGATGCAGAGAAAGTACTTGAGGGGGTGCTCTGA
- a CDS encoding type I restriction endonuclease subunit R, whose protein sequence is MAGFSEAEWENVALDLLAGPLDWQPSAGEKIAPGSGERDSWDELLIRPRLLDALRRLNPTVPGEYLQQALAEIASPKSQDAITENHRVHDYLIDGFRLSYVGDDGTEVNPSIRLVSAEPSENDWLAVNQVTLIRGDYKRRLDLVLYCNGMPVSIIELKKAGSETADVAAAHAQLQTYLREFPMAFRFCVFTLASDGILAKYGTPFTPLNHFSPWNIDDDGTPVKPGDTNDWDATTGMEIALLGLYNQERFLQLMRSFTAFDEGADGLVKRIAKPHQYFAVTKAVGSTVQAVESNGKAGVVWHTQGSGKSMEMELYTNLVSRHPKLMNPTVVVITDRNELDGQLYETFAASLLLPEKPKQIKRRSELRDELSNRTTGGIYFTTLQKFGRSEAEKDAGAEHPLLSDRRNIIVAVDEAHRSHYDDLDGYARHLRDALPNATLIAFTGTPISFDDRNTRDVFGEYIDIYDLSRAVDDGATVPVYFEPRLIKVSLAADVTQDTLDEAADEATVGLDDTERARIEASVAVVNAVYGAPERLAALALDIVTHWENRSGQMKKFIETPGKAMIVGGTREICANLYSAIVALRPDWHSTELDKGVIKVVYSGTASDKPPVIDHVRRDSANAVIKGRLKDVDDELQLVIVKDMMLTGYDSPPLHTLYLDRPLKGALLMQTLARVNRTFRGKEDGLLVAYAPLADNLAKALREYSKTDQDQKPVGRDVDDAITLTLSLVDTLRGMLAGYDWKTDLAKPGPKRYLNAVTGSVNYLRDVATPGNQVEEGAETLAAAYRRFSGQLSRAWALCSGAGSQDLEERRPEIQLYEEVRVWMAKYDAADRQARGEPVPEDIQRLLNVLVESAMATGGVLDIYEAAGMPKPTLDDLSPVFIAKTQQARNPQLAIEALRKLLTEESARSTQNNLVRQRAFSDRISEVMNKYTNQQLTSAEVIAALVALAQEVAAEANRGAGFAPPLNHDELAFYDAVAQNDSAVEVQGEGVLAEIARELVAVMRRDVRTDWTVRDDVRAKLRSSIKRLLVKHGYPPDRQPGAIKLVMEQMESMAPRYSEERAA, encoded by the coding sequence ATGGCGGGATTTTCGGAAGCGGAGTGGGAGAACGTCGCGCTTGATCTGTTAGCAGGTCCACTCGACTGGCAGCCGTCGGCAGGCGAAAAGATCGCGCCGGGCAGCGGGGAGCGGGACAGTTGGGATGAGCTACTCATTCGTCCGCGACTGCTTGACGCACTGCGGCGGCTGAACCCGACTGTTCCGGGGGAGTACCTGCAGCAGGCGCTCGCCGAGATCGCGTCGCCGAAGTCGCAGGACGCCATCACCGAGAATCACCGCGTCCATGACTATTTGATAGACGGGTTCCGGCTGAGCTACGTCGGCGACGACGGCACCGAGGTGAATCCGAGCATCCGCCTAGTCAGCGCCGAACCGTCCGAGAATGACTGGCTCGCGGTGAACCAGGTCACGCTCATCCGCGGCGACTACAAGCGCCGCCTCGACCTCGTGCTGTACTGCAACGGCATGCCGGTGAGCATCATCGAGCTGAAGAAGGCCGGCAGTGAGACGGCCGACGTCGCCGCGGCGCACGCGCAGCTACAGACGTACCTGCGCGAGTTTCCGATGGCGTTCCGGTTCTGCGTGTTCACGCTCGCCAGTGACGGGATCCTCGCCAAGTACGGCACCCCCTTCACGCCGCTCAACCACTTCTCACCGTGGAATATCGACGACGACGGCACCCCGGTGAAGCCCGGTGACACCAACGACTGGGACGCGACCACCGGCATGGAGATCGCGCTGCTCGGCCTTTACAACCAGGAACGGTTCCTGCAGCTGATGCGCTCCTTCACCGCCTTCGACGAGGGCGCCGACGGCCTCGTCAAGCGCATCGCCAAACCGCACCAGTACTTTGCCGTCACCAAGGCCGTGGGCAGCACCGTGCAGGCGGTAGAGAGCAACGGCAAGGCCGGAGTGGTCTGGCACACCCAGGGCTCGGGCAAGTCGATGGAGATGGAGCTGTACACCAACCTGGTGTCGCGGCATCCGAAGCTGATGAACCCCACCGTCGTGGTGATCACCGACCGCAACGAACTCGACGGGCAGCTCTACGAGACCTTCGCCGCGAGCCTGCTTCTGCCAGAGAAGCCCAAGCAGATCAAGCGCCGCAGCGAGCTGCGGGACGAGCTCAGCAACCGCACCACGGGCGGCATCTACTTCACCACGCTGCAGAAGTTCGGCCGCAGCGAGGCGGAAAAGGACGCCGGCGCGGAGCACCCGCTGCTCTCCGACCGGCGCAACATCATCGTGGCCGTCGACGAGGCGCACCGCAGCCACTACGACGACCTCGACGGCTACGCCCGGCACCTGCGCGACGCCCTGCCGAACGCTACCCTGATCGCGTTCACCGGCACGCCGATCTCGTTCGACGACCGCAACACCCGCGACGTATTCGGCGAGTACATCGACATCTACGACCTCTCCCGCGCCGTCGACGACGGGGCCACGGTGCCGGTCTACTTCGAGCCGCGTCTGATCAAGGTGAGCCTGGCAGCGGACGTGACGCAAGACACCCTCGACGAAGCGGCGGATGAAGCCACCGTCGGGTTGGACGACACCGAACGGGCGCGGATCGAAGCATCCGTCGCCGTGGTCAACGCTGTCTACGGCGCACCGGAACGACTGGCCGCGCTGGCGCTGGACATCGTGACGCACTGGGAGAACCGGAGCGGCCAGATGAAGAAGTTCATCGAGACCCCTGGCAAGGCCATGATCGTGGGCGGCACCCGCGAGATCTGCGCAAACCTCTATTCGGCGATCGTGGCGCTGCGACCGGACTGGCACTCCACCGAGCTCGACAAGGGTGTCATCAAGGTCGTCTACTCCGGCACGGCATCCGACAAGCCACCGGTCATCGACCACGTGCGCCGGGACTCGGCCAACGCGGTGATCAAGGGCCGGCTCAAGGACGTGGACGACGAGCTGCAGCTGGTGATCGTGAAAGACATGATGCTCACCGGCTACGACTCGCCGCCGCTGCACACGCTCTACCTGGACCGGCCGCTCAAGGGCGCGCTGCTGATGCAGACGCTCGCGCGGGTGAACCGCACCTTCCGCGGCAAAGAGGACGGGCTCCTGGTGGCGTACGCGCCGCTGGCCGACAACCTCGCCAAGGCGCTGCGCGAATACTCCAAGACCGACCAGGACCAGAAGCCCGTCGGACGTGACGTCGACGACGCCATCACGCTCACGCTCTCGCTCGTCGACACGCTGCGCGGCATGCTCGCCGGCTACGACTGGAAAACCGACCTCGCCAAGCCCGGACCCAAGCGCTACCTCAACGCGGTGACCGGCTCGGTCAACTACCTGCGCGACGTTGCGACGCCGGGCAACCAAGTTGAAGAGGGCGCCGAAACTCTCGCTGCCGCCTACCGGCGCTTCTCGGGTCAGCTGTCTCGCGCATGGGCGCTATGCTCGGGTGCCGGGTCGCAGGACCTGGAGGAGCGCCGCCCGGAGATCCAGCTCTACGAAGAGGTGCGCGTGTGGATGGCGAAGTACGACGCCGCCGACCGGCAGGCGCGTGGCGAGCCGGTACCGGAGGACATCCAGCGGCTGCTCAATGTGCTGGTCGAATCTGCCATGGCTACCGGGGGAGTGCTCGACATCTACGAGGCCGCCGGCATGCCCAAACCGACGCTCGACGATCTCAGCCCGGTGTTCATCGCCAAGACGCAGCAGGCCCGAAACCCGCAGCTCGCGATCGAAGCGCTGCGCAAGCTGCTGACCGAAGAGTCGGCCCGATCAACTCAGAACAACCTTGTGCGGCAGCGTGCGTTCTCGGACCGGATCTCCGAGGTGATGAACAAGTACACGAACCAACAGCTCACCTCCGCCGAGGTGATCGCCGCACTCGTGGCTCTGGCCCAGGAAGTCGCCGCGGAAGCGAATCGCGGCGCCGGATTCGCGCCACCGCTCAACCACGACGAGCTGGCGTTCTACGACGCGGTGGCGCAGAACGATTCGGCCGTCGAGGTGCAGGGTGAGGGCGTGTTGGCCGAGATCGCGCGTGAGCTGGTGGCCGTGATGCGCCGCGACGTGCGCACCGACTGGACCGTGCGTGACGACGTGCGCGCCAAGCTGCGCTCCTCGATCAAACGGCTGCTCGTCAAACACGGCTATCCGCCGGACCGCCAGCCTGGGGCCATCAAGCTAGTCATGGAGCAGATGGAGTCGATGGCTCCTCGATACAGCGAGGAGCGAGCAGCCTAG